The following coding sequences lie in one Lentilactobacillus sp. SPB1-3 genomic window:
- the manA gene encoding mannose-6-phosphate isomerase, class I — MMNEPLFMVPVLHEKIWGGDQLKKQFGYDIPSPKTGEAWGISAHKNGLTTIANGEYAGVKLVDVWRKHPELFADMDTTKPFPLMVKILDAHADLSIQVHPNDAYAKKHEGPRELGKTECWYVLSATLGASIYYGHTATTKSELREMVQTGNWQKLLKRKVVKAGDFIYVPSGTIHALGAGVVVLEPQRSSDTTYRLYDFDRIDQTTGKKRSLDWDKAMDVTTVPFTEPVVEQETIEEKNFQQTQLIDSPDFIVNRLRIKADKTISKTQPKDSFTLASVVDGSGEIIKDGHKSTLNKGDHFIIPSNFGDYEIEGSELEIVTTEPGEKIKQIG, encoded by the coding sequence ATGATGAATGAACCACTGTTTATGGTACCAGTATTGCATGAAAAAATTTGGGGCGGTGATCAGCTAAAAAAGCAATTTGGATATGATATCCCGTCACCCAAAACAGGTGAGGCCTGGGGTATTAGTGCACACAAAAATGGATTAACGACGATAGCCAACGGGGAATATGCTGGAGTTAAGCTCGTTGATGTGTGGCGAAAACATCCAGAGCTATTTGCAGATATGGATACTACGAAGCCATTTCCGTTAATGGTGAAAATTTTGGACGCACATGCTGATCTATCAATTCAAGTTCATCCAAACGATGCTTATGCTAAGAAACATGAGGGACCAAGGGAACTTGGCAAGACTGAATGCTGGTATGTATTATCAGCCACACTTGGAGCAAGCATTTATTATGGTCACACAGCAACCACTAAGTCTGAATTACGTGAGATGGTGCAAACTGGAAATTGGCAAAAGCTGCTTAAACGTAAGGTTGTCAAAGCAGGAGATTTTATTTATGTACCCTCAGGAACAATTCACGCACTAGGAGCTGGAGTGGTCGTATTGGAACCTCAACGGAGTTCTGACACAACTTACCGATTGTATGACTTTGATCGAATTGATCAGACTACGGGTAAGAAACGGTCGTTGGATTGGGATAAGGCAATGGATGTCACAACGGTACCATTCACAGAACCGGTTGTTGAACAGGAAACAATTGAAGAAAAGAATTTCCAACAAACCCAGTTAATTGATTCGCCAGACTTTATCGTTAACCGACTAAGAATTAAAGCAGACAAAACTATTTCAAAAACTCAGCCGAAAGATTCATTCACATTAGCATCAGTGGTGGATGGCTCAGGTGAGATTATTAAAGATGGTCATAAGTCGACGCTGAATAAGGGGGATCATTTTATTATTCCGTCTAATTTTGGTGATTATGAAATCGAAGGATCCGAATTAGAGATAGTTACTACTGAGCCCGGTGAAAAAATTAAACAAATCGGTTAA